Proteins found in one Amblyraja radiata isolate CabotCenter1 chromosome 15, sAmbRad1.1.pri, whole genome shotgun sequence genomic segment:
- the fam204a gene encoding protein FAM204A isoform X3, whose protein sequence is MMDSTDQKPICVLPEESGNVSKLDSCSKEKKSSDNVKDIDEECPSGVSLQLWKKFQELKERRNAINKFSFKKRARRKRKIAGAESLTNVGGNSEDPSIKSQKSKQEQESEAESSQLATREAHWNELRQYFGADDRFKSPACSTLLSKTNLEKNLDKAIATGDIDEAERLSDNLAVRKI, encoded by the exons atgaTGGATTCCACAGACCAAAAACCTATCTG TGTACTACCAGAAGAAAGTGGCAATGTAAGCAAATTGGATAGCTGTTCAAAGGAAAAGAAATCGTCCGACAATGTGAAAGATATAGATGAAGAGTGCCCATCTGGAGTTTCTCTGCAATTATGGAAA AAATTTCAGGAGTTGAAAGAACGAAGGAATGCCATAAACAAATTTTCATTTAAAAAGAGAGCGAGACGGAAACGAAAAATTGCTGGTGCAG AAAGCCTGACAAACGTGGGAGGGAATAGTGAGGACCCTTCCATCAAATCGCAGAAATCTAAGCAAGAGCAGGAATCTGAGGCTGAAAG CAGCCAGCTAGCCACGAGAGAGGCCCACTGGAATGAACTAAGGCAATATTTTGGAGCAGATGATAGATTTAAGTCTCCTGCTTGCAGCACATTGCTTTCAAAG ACAAATCTGGAAAAAAACCTTGACAAGGCCATTGCCACAGGGGATATAGATGAAGCAGAACGGTTGAGTGACAACCTTGCTGTTCGTAAG